CGGCAGTGGTTTTTACCAGATGGAAGGCTTAACGGATATCGAAGAAATCGAGATCGAAACCCCATTCGGCAAACCGAGCGATGCCCTTATTCTGGGCAACCTTGATGGGAAGCCCGTTGTTTTCCTACCACGACACGGTGTTGGTCACCGATTACTCCCGTCTGATATTAATGTCCGTGCCAATATCTATGCTTTAAAATCGTTAGGTGTTGAATGGCTTATCTCCGTTAGTGCCGTAGGCAGTCTGCGACAAGATATCGAACCTCGCCATTTTGTTGTACCGGATCAACTCTACGACCACACCAAGGACCGGAAATCTACCTTTTTCGGCGACGGTATTGCCGCCCACGTCAGTCTCGCACATCCTTTCTGTTCACAACTAAGTTCCTTTTTAGCGTCATCAGCTACAGAAGCCGGTACGGTTGTCCATAACGGTGGTACCTACATCTGTATGGAGGGACCGGCGTTTTCTACACAAGCGGAATCCGAACT
Above is a genomic segment from Candidatus Poribacteria bacterium containing:
- the mtnP gene encoding S-methyl-5'-thioadenosine phosphorylase; this encodes MRIGIIGGSGFYQMEGLTDIEEIEIETPFGKPSDALILGNLDGKPVVFLPRHGVGHRLLPSDINVRANIYALKSLGVEWLISVSAVGSLRQDIEPRHFVVPDQLYDHTKDRKSTFFGDGIAAHVSLAHPFCSQLSSFLASSATEAGTVVHNGGTYICMEGPAFSTQAESELYRHFGFDIIGMTAAPEAKLAREAEICYAVLACSTDYDCWHLDHDNVTTEMILDNVRFNVETSKKTVRAAVAKIPEGRRTCACSTALQYALATHPDKISVAKRHELKLLLDKYLA